From the genome of Methanosphaera sp., one region includes:
- the gatC gene encoding Asp-tRNA(Asn) amidotransferase subunit GatC, with the protein MEINQEAENILKKFSEELDQIPDLEETQYLVDNLNRMREDKSSNSDYEKILRNARVDKNGSIVSEKGKWTK; encoded by the coding sequence ATGGAAATTAATCAGGAAGCAGAAAATATATTAAAAAAGTTTTCAGAAGAACTTGATCAAATACCTGATCTTGAAGAAACACAATATCTCGTAGATAACCTTAATCGTATGCGTGAAGATAAATCTTCAAACTCTGATTATGAAAAAATACTACGTAATGCACGTGTTGACAAAAATGGAAGTATAGTATCAGAAAAAGGGAAATGGACAAAATGA
- a CDS encoding cation diffusion facilitator family transporter, translating into MINQNNEKDGYYNEVNKILILILILNLIVAAAKIITGAVFNILSMMSDGYDSFFDGISNITGIIALVIARKPEDKEHQYGHSKAETFASIFIAILLLIVSAGIVKSAIDRFYGVGIPNITLISFIVLIITLLINVFVTRYEYKKGVELKSDLLISDSKHTKSDIYATLMILIGMVFIKLGFPILDPILSIVMAIIILKTGLEILKDNINILMDKSVLDENQIRNIIYEEDEIINVHNIRTRGTPAMVYLDMHLVICGSLPLKDAYNIVCKCQKNIKDKIPEIKDIVVHLESEEGLKDEIHYE; encoded by the coding sequence TTGATAAATCAAAACAATGAAAAAGATGGATACTACAATGAAGTAAACAAAATTCTGATTTTAATTTTAATACTTAACCTAATAGTAGCAGCAGCAAAAATAATAACAGGAGCAGTATTTAACATACTAAGTATGATGTCAGATGGATATGACTCCTTCTTTGATGGAATATCAAACATAACAGGAATAATAGCACTAGTAATTGCAAGAAAACCAGAAGATAAAGAACACCAGTATGGACATTCAAAAGCTGAAACATTTGCATCAATATTTATAGCAATACTACTACTAATAGTATCAGCAGGAATTGTAAAATCAGCAATAGACAGATTCTATGGAGTAGGAATACCAAACATAACACTAATAAGCTTCATAGTACTAATCATAACACTACTAATTAATGTATTTGTCACACGTTATGAATACAAAAAAGGAGTAGAACTAAAAAGTGACCTACTAATATCAGATAGTAAACATACAAAATCAGACATATATGCAACATTAATGATACTAATAGGAATGGTATTTATAAAACTAGGATTTCCAATACTTGACCCAATACTATCAATAGTAATGGCAATAATAATCCTAAAAACAGGACTAGAAATACTAAAAGACAACATAAACATACTAATGGACAAATCAGTACTAGATGAAAACCAGATCAGAAACATAATCTATGAAGAAGATGAAATCATCAATGTACACAACATAAGAACAAGAGGAACACCAGCAATGGTATATCTTGACATGCATCTTGTAATATGTGGAAGTCTACCACTAAAAGATGCATATAACATAGTATGCAAATGCCAGAAAAATATAAAAGATAAAATACCAGAAATAAAAGACATCGTAGTACACCTTGAATCAGAAGAAGGACTAAAAGATGAAATACACTACGAATAA
- a CDS encoding asparagine synthetase B, whose product MCSIVGINGKFSCSDVEVMLETLKHRGPDGYGIYTDGNIYYNCFDDINSCDDGFIMAHNLLSIVGDVKLQPFKCGDLTIVANAELYNYKQLIDDFNLDIDASSCSDCEIIVEIIERNYNGNLYDAVIKSIDVFDGDYAFAITDGCDYIVMRDNYGIKPLYYGCNSDKFAFASEQKALKSIGITDIENLNPRCMIYNDKIIKYRSEPKRDIFYDDYNTAVEDLKDALTQSVAKRVEDLESVAVLFSAGVDSSIVVQILKNLEKDIQLYTVGVENSQDLKVARNVASDMHLPLNEWVIDQEVVENYFYDTIDTIESNNIMKIGVGMTIKLTSKLAHDDGYKVMLTGQGADELFAGYNRYAKKYDTPDLLYQELECDLNNIYNVNLERDDKSAMSNSVELRVPFLDFNVVDVAVQMPYNYLIHSNDDKIRKHILRDVALKLGLPEDVAKRPKKAAQYATGIDKTIRKKLLKKDEYRKLIEN is encoded by the coding sequence ATGTGTTCTATAGTTGGTATTAATGGAAAATTTAGTTGTAGTGATGTTGAAGTTATGCTTGAAACTCTAAAGCATAGAGGACCTGATGGATATGGAATTTATACAGATGGTAATATATACTACAACTGTTTTGATGATATAAATAGTTGTGATGATGGATTTATTATGGCTCATAACTTACTTTCTATTGTTGGTGATGTAAAACTTCAACCATTTAAGTGTGGTGATCTTACAATAGTTGCAAATGCTGAGTTATACAATTATAAACAGCTTATAGATGATTTTAATTTAGATATTGATGCTAGTAGCTGTTCTGATTGTGAAATTATTGTTGAAATTATTGAAAGAAATTATAATGGTAATCTTTATGATGCTGTGATAAAATCTATTGATGTTTTTGATGGTGATTATGCATTTGCTATTACTGATGGATGTGACTATATTGTTATGCGTGACAATTATGGAATTAAGCCACTATATTATGGATGTAACAGTGATAAATTTGCATTTGCATCAGAGCAGAAAGCATTAAAAAGCATTGGCATAACAGATATTGAAAATCTTAACCCACGATGTATGATATATAATGATAAAATCATAAAATATAGAAGTGAACCCAAACGTGACATATTCTATGATGACTACAACACGGCAGTAGAAGATCTTAAAGATGCACTAACACAATCAGTAGCAAAACGTGTTGAAGATCTTGAAAGTGTTGCAGTACTGTTTTCTGCTGGTGTTGATAGTAGTATTGTTGTTCAAATACTAAAAAATCTAGAAAAAGACATACAACTCTACACAGTAGGTGTTGAAAATAGTCAAGACTTAAAAGTTGCACGAAATGTAGCAAGCGATATGCACCTGCCCCTTAATGAATGGGTAATAGACCAGGAAGTTGTAGAAAACTACTTCTATGATACAATAGATACAATAGAAAGTAATAATATCATGAAAATAGGTGTGGGTATGACAATTAAATTAACATCAAAACTTGCACATGATGATGGATATAAGGTAATGCTAACAGGACAGGGTGCTGATGAACTATTTGCAGGATACAACCGTTATGCAAAAAAATACGACACACCAGATTTACTATATCAAGAACTTGAATGTGACCTTAATAACATCTATAATGTAAATCTTGAACGTGATGATAAATCAGCAATGTCAAACTCTGTAGAACTTAGAGTACCATTTCTAGATTTTAATGTTGTAGATGTAGCAGTACAGATGCCATATAACTACCTGATACATTCAAATGATGATAAGATACGAAAACATATTCTTCGTGATGTAGCCCTAAAACTTGGATTACCAGAAGATGTTGCAAAACGTCCAAAAAAGGCTGCACAATATGCAACAGGTATTGATAAAACAATACGAAAAAAACTACTAAAAAAGGATGAATATAGAAAACTTATTGAAAACTAG
- a CDS encoding glycosyltransferase: protein MKLQTLEFNSINNSTDNTIEVYRNNLNFNVLYVLHDGGGGVLYAMYDIIRNLPSNFNVYILRGGIDKFRLYKYRSGSDYELSSDDRSIYHNFKLISEWNIKHKYTIKSESIRQYRQIYRHILFEYHIDVVHIHHLIKHTFDIAHIAHDMNIKTILSIHDFYYVCPSYNLFDDKGQYCGGRCSPIMTNDPIKGQCYVPKNIRPPLLKEFIAQWREQVRDMFSCISEIIVPSQFVYNLYTNFYPEIKQKLHIIEHGYDSSSYEITPADNLKTRPIRILIPGNIGYHKGAWFITKLKELDVDGNIELHFIGKLSREYELEKVGIYHGEYERGDFNKFVDEIKPHFIGIFSICAETYCYTLTEAWSSKTPVVALDMGAVGERIRTNGGGYLLSNDPNVAYREIIELSGDVKSYLDMKDEIEDIKITSTSDITGEYVDLYMKNIK, encoded by the coding sequence ATGAAATTGCAAACATTAGAATTTAATTCAATTAATAATTCTACAGATAACACTATTGAGGTATATAGAAATAATCTTAATTTTAATGTTTTATATGTTCTTCATGATGGTGGTGGTGGAGTATTATATGCAATGTATGATATTATACGTAATCTACCAAGTAATTTTAATGTTTATATTCTCAGGGGTGGTATTGATAAGTTCAGATTATATAAATATAGATCAGGTAGTGATTATGAACTTTCAAGTGATGATAGATCAATATATCATAACTTCAAATTAATAAGTGAATGGAATATTAAACATAAATACACAATTAAAAGTGAGAGCATAAGACAATACAGACAGATATACAGACACATACTATTTGAGTATCATATTGATGTTGTTCATATTCATCATTTAATTAAACATACATTTGACATTGCACATATTGCACATGATATGAATATTAAGACAATACTATCAATTCATGACTTCTACTATGTATGTCCATCTTATAATCTCTTTGATGATAAAGGACAATATTGTGGTGGTAGATGTAGCCCTATTATGACAAATGATCCAATAAAAGGTCAATGTTATGTTCCAAAAAATATACGACCACCTCTTCTTAAGGAATTTATAGCTCAGTGGAGAGAACAGGTAAGAGATATGTTTAGTTGTATATCTGAAATAATTGTTCCATCACAGTTTGTATACAATCTATATACTAACTTCTATCCTGAAATTAAGCAAAAGCTTCACATTATAGAACATGGATATGACAGTAGTAGTTATGAAATAACACCAGCAGATAACCTGAAAACAAGACCAATACGTATTCTTATACCAGGAAATATTGGATATCATAAAGGTGCTTGGTTTATCACCAAACTTAAAGAACTTGATGTTGATGGTAACATTGAACTGCACTTTATTGGTAAATTAAGCAGAGAATATGAACTTGAAAAAGTTGGTATATATCATGGAGAATATGAAAGAGGTGACTTTAACAAGTTTGTTGATGAAATAAAACCACACTTTATTGGAATATTTTCTATATGTGCTGAAACATACTGCTACACCCTAACTGAGGCATGGAGTAGTAAAACACCAGTAGTTGCCCTTGATATGGGAGCAGTGGGTGAGCGTATACGCACTAATGGTGGAGGATATCTACTATCTAATGATCCAAATGTTGCATATCGTGAAATTATAGAACTATCTGGTGATGTTAAATCATATCTTGACATGAAAGATGAAATTGAAGATATTAAAATTACTTCAACAAGTGATATAACAGGTGAATATGTTGATCTTTACATGAAAAATATAAAGTAA
- a CDS encoding glycosyltransferase, which produces MNQDENYTKLSHILKDTKLFNEDYYRKHNQDLPIGEDAAKYYIENNRTQLRCPSQYFHPGWYKNHYEDVKKSNIEPLMHYLLFGQYEDRLYRYAPVDFKKLDIPNKAEVKKYYDTIFNSPLFDINYYLKHNGNIDLEGYDPIVHYILKGAQMGYNPSKNFNTQKYLLEHKTDKLMTNPLYHYIKYGDKITDKKVINEFDKQTGLISKKRYPRGTVKDILEHLEKKVSIIIPVYNAYEETCDCIRSVLLNTDANYELIIINDASPDERIKPLLDSLEGIENVRIIHNEENQGFVKNVNKGMVLAADNDVVLLNSDTIVTPRWLSKMVTAAYSDSTIATATPLSSASDISVPSLGESKDQLFLNKNAYQVSKIDYDSYLESPTGNGFCLYVKRGAIRKLGMFDTIFEKGYGEETDFTSRAHKAGWKNIRVLDVFIYHRRHASFTSEKSNYYKARNKKIIQQRYPEVYDMWDNFVKTPHLQDTLEKIKKNVMPYSNGEKILFVTEMKDSQPVITDEFYKIAEKYDTHILALDKEGMALFIYDGISKFTPIYSNKLMQKSKLDAQRSYFNILVNQRYDLMFIRQFKYYLSYEFSNLNEFIKYAKPLEIKTINEGMYHEDLLSLIEKKLNPIKSLDEIVEDKKNEFSFKDKKVAVYTAVTGGYDDVIIPSVVEEDFDYICFTDNEDFKSDFWEVRYITDSDDLDNIRKARKCKILPHKYLPEYDCSFWIDGNFNTIGSLKDYVKKYYKNNKLLAIEHEERRCIYREAQACIDQNKDSIEKIENQINRYKEEGYPYHNGLVASGILFREHKDSELIDVMNTWYDEVKNYSYRDQLSFNYACWKHNFKFDLSDLYYFKNEYFERLGHTKNKKFDGKLRHLRYDNETKDQILTKLQEPTTIIIPIYNAYDDTQKCIKSVIRNTKLPYELLLINDNSPDERIEPMLRDFEERYENIHVISNPVNKGFVKNVNIGLQYDDNDVLLLNSDTIVTEKWLMKLKCCAYESSDIATVTPVSNKAGAFSVPVMNYSNCIAPEVGLKSTANIIEKLSSDSIDTPTANGFCMFIKREVIDKVGLFDLNFGRGYCEENDFSMRALNAGYRNVIDTTTYIFHNHSSSFGEEKLKLMEKNRQYLDAKHPTYKAKITQLVNDEKYAQIRADISDALKPENIEDYDTKNLLYVMHEGKGGTLYTSVDLMQHVSDEYNIYLLTASRRDMKLFKYQKVSVDDGGIENDREFEKHLKQIEQWDFKSKYTIAEASNPEFELIYFNVLKQLNIDLVHTRHLVRHTFDLPRVANLMGIKVLLSFHDFYFVCPSHNLIDDKGKYCNGICTPMTTEDPDEGQCSVMLGLGVPVAKRFNETWHELVSEMFENCSEFITTSKSAYDIYTRIYPQLKEKPFHIIEHGRDLKIPDNIEITTDIENDDPIRIVVPGNISISKGADYVYDLKKCDKDNKIELHFMGDVYGEYDFEKVGVVHGRYKRSEFNDIVHSINPHFIGIFSIWPETYCHTLTEAWSSGVPVLCQDLGAPGERIRANGGGYLISSDPKEAYEQIISFKDKPAEYEEIMKSIEDITIKSTRQMADEYLRIYNSNMKNVLYLQNSNDLKLSSEVGKLSSNSYVLTSDENSIKLYMYDEIEPDYGEFGRNF; this is translated from the coding sequence ATGAATCAAGATGAAAATTACACAAAACTATCACATATACTAAAAGATACAAAACTCTTCAATGAAGACTACTACCGCAAACACAACCAAGACCTACCAATAGGTGAGGATGCAGCAAAATACTACATAGAAAACAACAGAACACAACTAAGATGTCCAAGCCAATACTTCCACCCAGGATGGTACAAAAACCACTATGAAGACGTGAAAAAAAGCAACATAGAACCACTCATGCACTACCTGCTTTTTGGACAATATGAAGACAGACTATACAGATATGCACCAGTAGACTTTAAAAAACTAGACATACCAAACAAAGCAGAAGTAAAAAAGTACTATGATACAATATTTAATTCCCCACTATTTGACATAAACTACTACCTAAAACACAATGGAAACATAGACCTTGAAGGATACGACCCAATAGTACACTACATACTAAAAGGAGCACAAATGGGATATAACCCATCAAAAAACTTCAACACACAAAAATACTTGCTTGAACATAAAACAGACAAACTAATGACAAACCCACTATATCACTACATAAAATATGGAGATAAAATAACAGATAAAAAAGTTATCAATGAATTTGACAAACAAACAGGACTCATATCAAAGAAAAGATATCCAAGAGGAACAGTAAAAGACATACTAGAACACCTAGAAAAAAAGGTATCAATAATAATACCAGTATATAATGCATATGAAGAAACATGTGACTGTATCCGTAGTGTACTACTAAATACTGATGCAAACTATGAACTTATCATAATAAACGATGCAAGCCCTGATGAACGCATAAAACCACTACTTGATTCCCTCGAAGGAATTGAAAATGTACGCATAATCCACAACGAAGAAAATCAGGGATTTGTAAAAAATGTAAACAAGGGGATGGTACTTGCAGCAGACAACGATGTTGTACTACTAAATAGTGATACAATAGTAACACCACGCTGGCTATCAAAAATGGTAACAGCAGCATATAGTGACTCAACAATAGCAACAGCAACACCACTATCAAGTGCATCAGACATAAGTGTACCATCACTTGGTGAGAGTAAAGATCAACTCTTTTTAAATAAAAATGCATATCAGGTATCAAAAATAGACTATGACTCATACCTTGAAAGTCCAACAGGAAATGGATTTTGTTTATATGTAAAAAGAGGAGCAATAAGAAAACTAGGAATGTTTGATACAATCTTTGAAAAAGGATATGGAGAAGAAACAGACTTCACAAGCCGAGCACATAAGGCAGGATGGAAAAACATACGAGTACTAGATGTATTCATATACCACAGACGCCATGCATCATTCACATCAGAAAAATCAAACTACTACAAAGCACGAAACAAGAAAATAATACAACAAAGATACCCAGAAGTATATGACATGTGGGATAATTTTGTTAAAACACCACACCTACAAGATACACTAGAGAAGATAAAAAAGAATGTAATGCCATATTCTAATGGAGAAAAAATACTTTTTGTTACAGAAATGAAAGACAGCCAACCTGTCATAACAGATGAATTCTACAAAATAGCTGAAAAATATGATACACATATTTTAGCATTAGATAAAGAGGGAATGGCATTATTTATATATGATGGAATCTCAAAATTCACACCAATATACTCAAATAAATTAATGCAGAAAAGTAAATTAGATGCACAAAGATCTTACTTTAATATACTGGTAAATCAGAGATATGACCTAATGTTTATAAGACAATTTAAGTACTATCTTAGTTATGAATTTAGTAATTTAAATGAATTTATTAAATATGCAAAACCACTAGAAATTAAAACAATTAATGAAGGAATGTATCATGAAGATTTACTAAGTTTAATTGAGAAAAAACTTAATCCTATTAAATCACTAGATGAGATAGTTGAAGATAAGAAAAATGAATTTAGCTTCAAAGACAAAAAAGTAGCAGTATATACAGCAGTAACAGGTGGATATGATGATGTTATAATACCATCTGTTGTTGAAGAAGACTTTGACTACATATGTTTCACAGATAATGAAGACTTTAAATCTGACTTCTGGGAAGTACGATATATTACAGATTCAGATGATCTTGACAATATCAGAAAAGCACGTAAATGTAAAATACTTCCACATAAATACTTACCAGAATATGATTGTAGCTTTTGGATAGATGGAAACTTTAACACTATCGGATCTCTTAAAGATTATGTTAAAAAATACTATAAAAATAACAAATTACTTGCAATAGAACATGAAGAAAGACGTTGTATATATAGAGAAGCTCAAGCATGTATAGATCAAAATAAAGATTCAATAGAAAAAATTGAAAACCAGATTAACAGGTATAAAGAAGAAGGATATCCTTATCATAATGGTCTAGTTGCAAGTGGAATACTCTTCCGTGAACATAAAGATAGTGAACTTATTGATGTAATGAATACATGGTATGATGAAGTTAAAAATTACAGCTACCGTGACCAGTTAAGTTTCAACTATGCATGTTGGAAACATAACTTTAAATTTGATCTTAGTGATCTTTACTACTTTAAAAATGAGTACTTTGAAAGACTTGGACATACAAAAAATAAGAAGTTTGATGGAAAACTTAGACATTTACGTTATGATAATGAAACTAAAGATCAAATACTTACAAAGCTACAAGAGCCAACAACAATTATCATCCCAATATATAATGCATATGATGATACACAAAAATGTATAAAATCTGTGATAAGAAATACAAAACTACCATATGAACTATTACTTATTAATGATAATAGTCCTGATGAACGTATTGAACCAATGCTTCGTGACTTCGAGGAAAGATATGAAAATATTCATGTTATATCAAATCCAGTAAATAAGGGCTTTGTAAAAAATGTAAATATTGGATTACAATATGATGATAATGATGTATTACTTCTAAATAGTGATACTATTGTTACAGAAAAATGGCTTATGAAACTTAAATGTTGTGCATATGAAAGTAGTGATATTGCAACAGTAACACCTGTTTCAAATAAGGCTGGTGCATTTTCTGTACCTGTTATGAATTATTCAAATTGTATTGCACCTGAAGTTGGACTTAAATCAACAGCAAATATCATAGAAAAACTCAGCTCTGATTCAATTGATACACCGACAGCTAATGGATTTTGTATGTTTATTAAACGTGAAGTTATTGATAAAGTAGGTCTTTTTGATCTTAACTTTGGACGTGGATATTGTGAGGAAAATGATTTCTCAATGCGTGCATTAAATGCTGGATATAGAAATGTTATAGATACAACAACATACATATTCCATAATCATAGTAGTTCATTTGGTGAAGAAAAACTTAAACTAATGGAAAAAAACAGACAATATCTTGATGCAAAACATCCAACATATAAAGCTAAAATTACACAACTTGTTAATGATGAAAAATATGCTCAAATTCGTGCAGATATTTCAGATGCATTAAAGCCTGAAAATATAGAAGATTATGATACTAAAAATCTGTTATATGTAATGCATGAAGGAAAAGGTGGAACACTCTATACATCAGTAGATTTAATGCAACATGTATCTGATGAATATAATATTTATCTTCTAACTGCAAGTCGTCGAGATATGAAACTATTTAAGTATCAGAAAGTATCTGTAGATGATGGTGGAATTGAAAATGATAGAGAGTTTGAAAAACATCTAAAGCAAATTGAACAATGGGATTTCAAATCAAAATACACAATAGCTGAAGCATCAAATCCTGAATTTGAATTAATATACTTTAATGTCCTAAAACAATTAAATATTGACTTAGTTCATACACGTCATCTTGTACGTCATACATTTGATCTTCCAAGAGTTGCAAATTTAATGGGAATTAAAGTTCTTTTATCATTCCATGATTTCTACTTTGTATGCCCATCACATAATCTTATAGATGATAAAGGTAAATATTGTAATGGTATATGTACACCAATGACAACAGAAGATCCAGATGAAGGTCAATGTAGTGTTATGTTAGGTCTTGGTGTTCCTGTTGCTAAAAGATTTAATGAAACATGGCATGAACTTGTCTCTGAGATGTTTGAGAACTGTTCAGAATTTATAACAACATCAAAATCAGCATATGATATCTATACACGAATATATCCACAACTTAAAGAGAAGCCATTCCATATCATTGAACATGGACGAGATCTTAAAATACCAGATAATATTGAAATAACAACAGATATAGAAAATGATGATCCTATACGTATAGTTGTACCTGGTAATATTAGTATAAGTAAAGGTGCAGATTATGTCTATGATCTTAAAAAATGTGATAAGGATAATAAGATTGAACTTCACTTTATGGGTGATGTATATGGAGAATATGACTTTGAAAAAGTAGGAGTTGTTCATGGTCGTTATAAACGTTCTGAATTTAATGATATTGTTCATTCAATAAATCCTCATTTCATTGGTATTTTCTCGATCTGGCCTGAAACTTACTGTCATACATTAACTGAGGCTTGGAGTAGTGGTGTTCCTGTTTTATGTCAGGATCTTGGTGCTCCTGGTGAACGTATTAGGGCTAATGGTGGAGGATATCTCATATCATCTGATCCAAAAGAGGCATATGAGCAGATTATCTCATTTAAAGATAAACCTGCAGAATATGAAGAGATCATGAAGTCTATTGAGGATATAACAATTAAGTCTACAAGGCAGATGGCAGATGAATATCTTAGAATTTATAATAGTAATATGAAAAATGTATTATATCTTCAAAATAGTAATGATTTGAAATTAAGTAGTGAAGTAGGTAAGCTTTCATCTAATTCATATGTTCTTACCTCTGATGAAAATAGTATAAAACTTTATATGTATGATGAAATTGAACCAGATTATGGAGAGTTTGGTCGAAATTTTTAG
- the rqcH gene encoding ribosome rescue protein RqcH, with product MKSMSNVDIYTIVKELNEQITGARVDKAYQPSYDTIRIKLRKPGEGRVDLLMQAGVRIHLTDYPQPNPTIPPNFPMLLRKHLSGGIITSIKQHDFDRIVEINIKKKDTQYTIIVELFSKGNVILLDGDKNIISPLKHKQWQDRKITAHQQYKYPPEKGIIISDTNFDEIKSICMESDRDIVRTLATNGLGGLYAEEIITYTDLDKNAMANELTDAQIKQLSDAVATLFNKIEDDFNAQIIKESNDDNSKNKDFVAINLNKYADFRSVTFDTFNKAADEFYSKQINKDIKSEEEKAWAKRIGKFEKRLKMQQETKQGFYDTIEKSQKRGNMIYAYYSDIESILAIINQARSNHSWQEIASIIKKSKKDKENGIAELEHIESVSKMGVLTLKYDDVVFDVDANIPIAESAAIYYNKAKKAKGKISGVNTAIANTEAEIEKLQKKKSVAIEKLEETQKKRNQKRKLKWFEKFRWCISRDGYMILAGRDAISNEQVVNKHSTNNDIYFHCDIHGAPSTVIQNTQGGEIPETTLYDAACLAGSYSSAWNDGFSSYDVYWVGMDQVSKTPQSGEFIKKGSFIIRGKRNYVRNVPLLIAIGIVQYDGNEHVMAGPVECIKVMCANYVIIKPGFTKKEAISKEILHIIDPEHKFMLDDVVRCLPSGKCDILDEREYEQKYLRKY from the coding sequence GAGAAGGAAGAGTTGACCTACTAATGCAAGCAGGTGTACGTATACATCTTACAGACTATCCTCAGCCAAATCCTACAATTCCACCAAACTTTCCAATGCTTCTAAGAAAACATCTTAGTGGTGGAATAATAACATCAATAAAACAGCATGATTTTGATAGAATTGTAGAAATAAACATTAAAAAGAAGGATACACAGTACACCATTATTGTTGAGCTTTTCAGTAAAGGAAATGTAATTCTTCTTGATGGTGATAAGAATATTATCTCACCACTTAAACATAAACAATGGCAGGATCGTAAAATAACAGCACACCAGCAATATAAATATCCACCAGAAAAGGGTATTATTATAAGTGATACAAACTTTGATGAAATAAAAAGTATTTGTATGGAATCTGACCGTGATATTGTACGTACTCTTGCAACAAATGGTCTTGGAGGACTATATGCAGAAGAAATTATAACATACACAGATCTTGACAAGAATGCCATGGCAAATGAACTTACAGATGCACAGATTAAACAGTTAAGTGATGCTGTTGCTACATTATTTAATAAAATAGAAGATGATTTTAATGCACAAATCATCAAAGAATCAAATGATGATAACTCTAAAAATAAGGATTTTGTTGCAATAAACCTAAATAAATACGCAGACTTTAGAAGTGTTACATTTGACACATTTAACAAGGCAGCTGATGAATTTTACAGCAAACAGATAAATAAGGATATAAAATCAGAGGAAGAAAAAGCATGGGCAAAACGTATTGGTAAGTTTGAAAAAAGACTTAAAATGCAACAAGAAACCAAGCAGGGATTTTATGATACCATTGAAAAATCACAGAAACGTGGAAATATGATCTATGCATACTATAGTGATATTGAATCAATACTTGCTATTATTAACCAGGCACGTTCTAATCATTCCTGGCAGGAAATTGCATCAATCATTAAAAAATCTAAAAAAGATAAGGAAAATGGTATTGCAGAGCTTGAACATATTGAATCTGTAAGTAAGATGGGTGTTTTAACACTAAAATATGATGATGTAGTATTTGATGTTGATGCAAATATTCCAATTGCTGAGAGTGCTGCCATATACTATAATAAGGCAAAAAAGGCTAAAGGTAAAATTAGTGGTGTAAATACGGCAATTGCAAATACAGAAGCTGAAATTGAAAAGCTTCAAAAGAAGAAGTCTGTTGCAATTGAAAAACTTGAAGAAACACAGAAAAAACGTAACCAGAAACGTAAACTTAAATGGTTTGAAAAGTTCCGCTGGTGTATTAGTCGTGATGGCTACATGATTCTTGCAGGACGTGATGCAATAAGTAATGAACAGGTTGTAAATAAGCATTCAACAAATAATGATATTTACTTCCACTGTGATATTCATGGTGCTCCATCAACAGTTATACAAAACACCCAGGGTGGTGAAATTCCAGAAACTACACTCTATGATGCTGCATGTCTTGCTGGAAGCTATAGTAGTGCATGGAATGATGGCTTTTCATCATATGATGTATACTGGGTAGGTATGGATCAGGTATCTAAAACTCCTCAAAGTGGAGAGTTCATAAAGAAAGGATCATTTATTATTCGTGGAAAACGTAACTATGTACGTAATGTTCCACTACTCATTGCTATTGGAATTGTTCAATATGATGGTAATGAACATGTAATGGCAGGTCCTGTTGAATGTATAAAGGTGATGTGTGCAAATTATGTAATTATTAAGCCAGGATTTACCAAAAAAGAGGCAATATCTAAGGAAATTCTTCATATTATTGATCCTGAACATAAATTTATGCTAGATGATGTTGTACGTTGTCTACCTAGTGGTAAGTGTGATATTTTAGATGAACGTGAATATGAACAGAAATACTTACGTAAATATTAA